From the Candidatus Binataceae bacterium genome, the window GGCGGTGTGCGCGATCGACGGCTCGCCGATGCTGCGCGGGAGTGGAATCGTCGTTACCCGTAACCCCTAAGCGGGACGCGAGTCGTGCTCCCCTCAGGTCGAGCGCGGGCGCGAACGCGCTCGCCGCTGATCGGGAAATCGCAAATTCGCGGAGGCGCTAGTGGGCCGCCGCCTCACGCACCAGGAGCACCTGCGGACCGCCGGCGAAGTAGCGCTGGACGGTGCCGCCGACGTATTCCCACCCGCCGTTCGGGCCGCGGTCGAACCAAACGTCGCGATGGGGTACCAGGCCCTCGACCAGCGAACCCAGCCATCCCAGCTCCGCCGTCACGTCAACCTGCGCCAGTCGGCTCGACGGATAGAAGCGCCAGCTCCGGCCCTCGGCAGGCGGATCCGCAGTCACTGCGACCACGGTTGGCCCGGGCGCGCAATCAAAGAAATGGAAGCCCATCGCGCGTATCCCGCGGCGTAGCGCGTGTTCCAGCGCGACCACCGCGCTCGCGCCGGCGTAGGTGTCGGGCGCGAATTCCATGCGCCGATTCATCGTGCGCTCGCGGCCATTCTCGTAGCTGATACAGACGGCGCTGCCCGCTCCCAGGTCCGCGCGGCTTGCGTACTTGCGCGAACCGTCGGCGTTGAAGAAGGCGCGTTCGAATCTTACCAGGGTCGGAAGCTCGCCGCTGGTGGGGATCTTGATGACGTCATGCTCGACGTCGCGCTCGCCGTCGAGGTAGCGGTTTTCTCCGATTACGACCGCACCGTCGGGCGCCGGGCGCACGTGGTACACGGCATGGCCCAGCACCTGCTGGCCGTCGGAGCTCAGAATCTTGAACATTTGCGGCTCGGCACTGACGGCCACCTGGGTGTCAGCGAAGCCGACGCCGCCCGCCAAAAGCGCGGCGGCGAACAAGGCAAACATGACGAATCCACGAGCCTTTGCAGGAAGCGAACTAATGTCCCGCACAAAGTCCTCCTGTAAACCGGACATCAAAATTTAACCATGAATCGATCCTACGCCACAGGGGGGTTGACCGCCTCGCCACACTGCTAGCGAAGCGTGGTCAGCCGCTCAATCGCTGAGAATTTCACAGCACGCAGCCTGGAGGCGGACGCCCTCCGTCACGCCTCGGCCAGCGGAGCGGTCCACGCGTCGTAGCCGTAAACCCACGACGGGTCGGTGTGATGGCGCATCCAGGTGTTGAGCCGCGACGTGAGCTGGATCTTCGAGGTCCGCTCGCTCCGGCTGCGTTCGTAGCGCCTGAGTGCCGGCGCAACGCCGTCGGCATCGACGCCGTCAAGACAGCGCGAGAGGACGGCGGCGTCCTCAACCGCCATAGCCGCACCCTGCGCCATGTACGGCGTCATCGGATGGCACGCGTCGCCGAGCAGGACGACCCTGCCCTCGCCCCATCGCGGCAGCGGGTCGCGCTCGACCAGCGCCCACTTGTGCACTTCCGGACAGGCCGCGAGCACCGCCTGGACCTGCGGATGGAACCCGGCATAAGCCTCGCGCAGCATCCCCAGGTCGCCCTTCATCGACCATGACTCGACCTCGAAGTCGGGCTCGGGCGTGCTGGTGACGAAATAGATCTCTTCGCGGCGGGGCCTGACGTAGTAGATTACGATATGGCGATCGGGGCCCCACCACTTGGTGCTGTCGTCAACCTCCAGCTCGCCTAATCGCGCCGCGGGATATGTCGTGCGATAGGCGACGCGCCCGGTGAAACGCGGCTTCTCGGGGCCGAGCAGAATCTCGCGCACCAACGAATGAACGCCGTCGGCGCCGATTACGGCGTCGGCCTGCGCACGCCCGCCGTCGGCGAAAGTCAGGGTGACCCGGTCGCCGCGCTGGTCGAGTCCGACCAGCCGCTTGCCGAGCTGAATGATTTCGGCGGGCACGATCGACGCGAGCACGTCGCGGAGGTCGCCGCGATGGAGCAGCAGATGGGGCGCGCCGAAGCGCTCCTCGATTTCGCCTCCCAGCGGGTACGCGTTGGTGATCGCGCCGGTATCCCACTCGCGATTGAGCGAGGTGTGCGGGTAGAAGGCCGCCCGCCGCAGACGGTCTTCGAGTCCGAGGCCACGCAGCACCTTGACCGCGTTGGGGCTCTGCTGGATTCCCGCGCCGACGCGCGCAAAGCGGCCTGCCTGCTCGTAGATCCGGACCTCGATCCCGACGCGGCGCAGCGCGCCGGCCGCGGCGAGGCCGCCGATTCCGGCGCCGACTATCGCTACCTCGAGTTTGCGCTTCGCCATCGACCAACCGCTCCCGTCAGGTCGGCCGGCGTGTGCCGTATGGTGCGGCGCATGCCGCAGTCCCTATAGCGCGCAGGCTCTAAACACTTCGAGGAATCACGGGCCGGCCGCGGCGAGTGCAAGAAAGTCGGCGAGATGGATCACCCGCACGCGCGAGCCGCGCCGGCGGAGCTCGGCGGCTATCTGGAATTCGCATCCGGGATTGCCAAGCACGACGAAATCGGCGCCGGTCGCCTCGATATTGTCGGCCTTGCGCCGCGCCAGCTCGTGCGCCATCGCAGGTTCGAGCAGGTTGTAGCTTCCGGCAGAGCCGCAGCACAAATCGGACTCCGCCATCTCGACCACCCGCACGCCCGGGACCGAGCGTAAAAGCTTGCGCGGCGCCTCGCGCACGCCCATCCCGTGCACCAGATGGCACGAGTCATGGTAGGTCACGACGCACTCCAGCTTTCCTACCGCGCCGCCGCGCGCGAGCAATAGCGTGCCGAGGTCGCTGGTACGTGCGGAGACGGCGCGCGCGTCCGCCGCCAGTTCCGGATCGTCCTTCAGCAGTTCGCCGTACGACGCGATCGCCGCGGCGCATCCTGAGGCCGCGCAGACAATCGCCTCGGCGCCGCTCGCCCTGAGCGCGCGCACGTTGCGCCGGGCGAATTCCAGCCCGCGCCGCAGATTGCCGTCATGCAGGTCAAGCGCGCCGCAGCATACCGTGTGCCCGAGCCGCACCACGCGGTAGCCCGCCGCCGCAAGCGCGCGCTCACTGTTGAGGTTCTCTGACGGCGTCAAGACCTGCGCGACGCATCCCTGATGAACCACCGCGCTCGGTGCGTCCGGCTTCGCCGCCGCCGGTGCTTGAGGATAGAGCGGCGCCCCGAACTGGCGCGGCGGGACGAGGTCTATCCACTCGCGCAGTCCGCGCGGCGCAAGCCGGCGCACCACGTCGCGCAGCCCCATCCGCTCGGCGACGCGCAGCGGCCAGAGCAGCGCGCGCAGGCGCGCCGGAAAGGGAAAGATCGCGCGCATCGCTGCGCGACGAAAGCCGTCGCCAAGAGCGCGCTGGTAATTGCGGCCGACGTAGTCGCGCGCGCGCTCCAGCAGCCGCCCGTAATGCACTCCCGAGGGGCAGGCGGTCTCGCATCCGCGGCATCCGAGACAGGCGTCGAAATGGCGCACGACGTCGCGGTCGAGCGCGATCCGCCCTTCGGCGAGCGCCTTCATCAGGTAAACGCGCCCGCGCGGCGAATCCATCTCGGCACGCGTCACGAGGTAGGTCGGGCACGACTCCAGGCACAGCCCACAGTGCACGCAATCGAAGAGCAGGTCGTAATCGACGACGTCGCGCGCCGGCGCGGCGCGAACGGCAGGCGCGCCGGGCTTCACAGGCTGCTCGTCCGCAAGCGCGCGCGCCGCCGCGCTGCTCGATGCGTCCGCCATCAGATGCCCCCGGCGAAGCATCCGGGATTGAAGATTCCCGCAGGGTCAAAAACCGTCTTCATCCGGCGCATCAGCCCGAGCGCGCCGGCGGGCGGCTCGTCAAAGAAGTCCAGATGCGCGCGCAACGCAGGTGCAGCGGCAAGCAGCCGCAGATTGCCGCGCACCGCGTGGGCCGCCGCGCGCCATCGCGCAAGCGCCTTGCGGGCCTCGGCCGGGCTCAAGTCGCCGCCGACGAAGATTTCGGCGACACCGCTTCCCGCATGTGCGCGAAACTCCGCCGCGCACGCCTCGACGCATCGCGCCAGCTCGGCCGGCGGCGTCGCAAGCCGCGCGACCATCGCCGCCGCGCCGCCGGGCGTCGGCGCCAGTTCGAGATCGCGCAGCAGTTCGTAATTCTCGTTGGCGCGCGCGCCTTCGATGAACTCCGCGCCGGATGCGAGCTCGGCGATACGCCCACGCTGGTAAGCTATTTCAGACGGATTACCGGCGAATCCGGTGAGCGTCAGGAACGCACCCGCGTAGCCGAAGCGCGCGGCCGGCGCAGGGCTGAGCACCTCCAGATGGACCAGCGGCAGCGCGTCGTTAAGCGCCGCGGCCGCGGCGAACGCGGCGGCCGTGCTTTTAAACGCCGTCAGGCCCGTCGTGTAGTCTTCGGGAAGCGGCCGCACCTTGAAGGTCGCCTCGTGGATTATGCCCAGCGTGCCGAACGACCCGGTCATCACCTTCATCAAATCATAGCCTGCGACGTTTTTGACCACGCGCCCGCCGCCATGCACGAGGCGACCGCTGTGGCCAACGAAGCGCACGCCGATCAAGAGGTCGCGCGGCGTTCCCTCCGAGAGCCGAAGCGGGCCGCTGTGCGCCGCGCCAAGCAGCGCGCCTACTGCGGCCGCCTGCGGATCGGGCGGATCAAGCGGCAGGCGCTGGCCGTGGGCCGCCAGCCGGGCGTTGAGCGCGCCCAATGCGATTCCCGCCTCGACCGTCACCGTCATGTCCTCGGGCTCGTAGGTCACGATACGGTTCATCCGGGCGAGCGAGACTCCAAGCGCTACTGGTGCGCGGCGGATCTCAGCTAGCGTCCGTGCGGCGCCGAGCGGCGCAAGCGCGATCCGTTCGGCCTCGCAGACGCGCACGACTTCGGCGACCTCGTCAGCGTCGCGCGGCTCGACGATCAGCGCCGCGGCGAGCGCCTCACCTCCGCGCGGCGCACGCACGCGCTCGGCGCCCAGCAGCGAGCGCATCCTACCTTCAACGCGGGAAATCTCGACTTCAGCCACGGACCGACCGGAGGCCTCGGGCCGCATGCTGCCGGCTGTGCGGACGGGTGCGCCTCATCGCTAGAGCGCAACCTGGCGGCGCGGCGCGGCGACCTCCACGCAGGCGCCCGGCTGCGGGATGACCTTGTGGGGATTGGCGCGGCCGGCGGGGTCAAAGACCCGCCGCAGCTCGCTCATCACGAGCAGGTCGTCGGGCGTAAATAGAAGCGGCATCTCCTGCTGCTTCTCCACGCCGATCCCGTGCTCGCCGCTTAAGCTCCCCCCCATCTCGACGCACGCCTTGAGGATTTCGCGGCCGGCCTCGATCGCGCGCCGCACCTGGTCAGGGTCACGCTCGTCGTAGAGCACGATCGGATGGATATTGCCGTCGCCGGCGTGGAAGACGTTGCCGATCGGCAATTTGAAATGGCGGCTTAGGATCGAAATCACGCGCAGGATATCTGGCAGGCGGGTGCGCGGGACCACGCCGTCCTGGGTCGCATAGTTGGGCGCGAGCCGCCCGACCGCGCCAAAGGCGCGCTTGCGGGCCTTCCACAACAGCGCCCGCTCGGCTGCGTCGCGCGCAAGTTTGACTTCCGACGCCCCGCTCTCAGTCAGGAGGTGCGCGACCTGGTCGGCGCGCCTGCCAAGCCCAGCCTCCAGGCCGTCGAGTTCGACGATCAGCACCGCTCCGGCGTCGGGCGGAAAGCCGACCTTGAAGGCGGCCTCGACCGCCTGGATGATAAGCTGGTCCATCATCTCGATCGCGCCGGGGATGATTCCGGCCGCGATGATCGCCGAAACTGCGCGGGTCGCGCCGTCCACGTCGGCGAAGACTGCAAGCAACGTGCGATGTGCTTGGGGCTCGCGCAGCAATCTCAGGGTCGCGCGGGTGACGATTCCTGCGGTGCCCTCGGCGCCGACGACCGCGCCGACCAAATCGTAGCCGCAGCGCTCCTCGGTCGGCCCGCCCAGCTCGACCACTTGGCCGCCCGCCAGCACCAGCTCGACGCCGAGCACGTGGTTGGTGGTGACGCCGTACTTCAGCGTATGCGGCCCGCCGGAATTCTCGGCGATATTGCCGCCGATCGTGCAGGCCGCCTGCGAGGAGGGATCGGGCGCGTAGAAGTAGCCGGCGGCGGCGACCGCGTTGGTCACATTGAGGTTGACCACGCCGCTTTCGACCTCGGCGCGCCGGTTGGCGAGGTCGATGGCGACGATCCGGTTCATCCGCGACGTGCAGACCATCACAGGCGCCCCCAGCGGAAGACATCCGCCGGAAAGCCCGGTGCCCGCGCCGCGTGGCACGAAGGCAAGTCCCCGGCGGTCGAGCGCGGCGAGCACGCGGCTTACCTGCGCGGTCGTGCGCGGGAGCACCAGCAGGTCGGGCGCGTTCTTCGCGATCGTCCAGCCGTCGCACTCATAGACGCTGAGCTCGCTTGCGCGCGAGACGACACCGTCGGCGCCGACTATCGCGGTAAGCTCGTCGGCGAGCGACGCGGCGGACTGGGCGGCCTGGATAGCGGCGTCCTCCACGGCCAGCCACTTTAGCACGACCGGCGCATCGGCATGTTACGGAAGACGACCTTCAACGTCGCGAGCGCTTTTGCGGGGCGAGCAGGTAGTTGATAATGAACGCAATCCGTGCCGGTGTGACGCGGACGACCGTGACGCGCACCGGCGCTTCGAAAGGGAAAACTGCGTTGGCCAATCAGTCGTTTCCGGAACTCCAGCCGGCGGCGCGCGTGCTCCTCGGCCCCGGCCCTTCCAATGTCCATCCGCGGGTGATGAAGGCGATGCTCTCGCCCGTGGTCGGCCATCTCGACCCCGACTTTGTCAAGGTGATGGAAGAGCTCAAGCGGATGCTGCGCATCGTCTTCCGCACCTGCAACGAGATCACCTTCCCGGTCTCCGGCACCGGCTCGGCCGGGATGGAAGCCGTGCTGGCCAACCTGGTCGAGGAGGGCGACGAGGTCATCGTGGGCGTCGCCGGTGCCTTCGGCACCCGCCTGGCCGACCTCGCCGCGCGCCTCGGCGCCCGGCTCCATCGGGTGGACGCCGAATGGGGCCGAATCGTCGAGCCGGCAAAGATCGAGCAGGCGCTTGCTGCCGCCAAGACGCCCAAGCTGGTCGCGATCGTGCACGCGGAAACCTCCACCGGTGTCCATCAGCCGATCGAGGAGATCTCGAAGATGGCGCACGCGCGTGGCGCGCTGATGGCGGTGGACGCGGTGACGTCGCTGGGATGCGTGCCGCTGGAGATCGACGGCTGGCAGATCGACGCCTGCTATTCCTGCACGCAGAAGGGAATCGGCGCGCCGCCGGGACTGGCGCCGGTGACCTTCAGCGAGCGCGCGATGCAGGCGGTGCGCGCGCGCAAGACACCTTGCCGCTCGTGGTACTTCGACCTCGCGCTGATCGAGAAGTATTGGGGCGCCGAGCGCCTGTACCATCATACCGCGCCGATCACGATGAACTACGCGCTGTACGAGGCGCTGCGGATCGTGATCGAGGAGGGGCTCGACGCGCGCTTCGCGCGCCATCGCGCCAACGCCGCCGCGCTCCAGGCAGGGCTCGCGGCGATGGGCCTCAAGTTCGCCGCTCAAGAAGGCTACCGCCTGCCGCAACTCACCGCAGTCAGCGTGCCCGCCGGGATCGATGACGCCAAGGTGCGCGCGCAGTTGCTCGAACTCTTCAACGTCGAGATCGGCGCCGGACTGGGGCCTTTTCGCGGCAAGGTATGGCGGATCGGCCTGATGGGCGAATCGTCACGGCGCGAGAACGTGATGCTCATCCTCAACGCGCTCGAGACGATCCTCGAATCGATGGGCTACGAGATCGCGCGCGGCAAGTCGCTCGAGGCGGCCGACCGCGCGTTCGACGGCAGCGCCGGGCGCTGATGCTCAGGCCGCCGCCGAGGCGGGTTGCTCATCCGCGTTCTCGAGCGCGGTCTCGCGGATCACGCGCAGGAGCGTCGCCCGCTTGAGCGGCTTGCCGAGATGCGAGTCGCATCCCGCCTCCTCCGCCTTGCGCACGGTTTCGTCGAAGGCCGAAGCCGTCAGCGCAATGATCGGGGTATGGCGCGCGCCGCTCTCGCGCTCCCACTGCCGGATCTGGCGCACCGCCGAGTAACCGTCCATCACCGGCATCTGGATGTCCATCAGGACCAGGTCGTAGCGCCGGCTCTTGAGCTTTTCCACGGCGACCTGTCCGTTTTCCGCCTCATCCAGGCCATAGCCGGTCTTGCCGAGGTAGGCGCGGATGAGCAGGCGGTTGTCCACCGAATCGTCGGCGAGCAGGATGCGGCAGGGCGGATCGGCGGGCTTGGCTGGAGCAGCGCCATCGAGGACCGGCGGCACGATTGTGGCGGCCGGTTCCTGCACTGCGGAGGCCAGCGCGTGCGCTGTCCCGGCGGCGGCCGGCTTAACGACGTTCCCGTCATCCCGCGCCTTAGTCGCGCCGTCGGCGGGGCGTTTGCTGCTCACGGCGAGGGCGGCGGCCAGAAGGTCGGAGCGCTTGAGCGGCTTGACCACGTAGTGTTCGAGGCCAATCTCGCGCAGGCGCGCGAAGCCCGCGGAAAGCTCGTGCGCGCCAAGAACGGCGACAATTGGAACGGCCGAACGCTGCCTGCGCGTGCCCAGCCGGCAGGCCAATTCGAAACCGCCGGCCTCGGGGCGAGAAAAATCAACGATCGCGAGCTGGAAGCCGCCGGACGCGGTCCGCGCCGCCTGGCCGATAGCTTCGAGCGCCGCGCCCGCGTCGGCGGCCTCAGTCACTTCGGCACCATGCGCGGCGAGGATGTCCCGTGCGGAGAGCCTGCACGTGGGGTTGTGGTCCACCACCAGCACGCGGACGCCCCTGAGTGCGTCGCTGCGGGGCTGAACCGCGGCGTCGCTGGCCCCCTCGGGCAGCGCGAAGCGGGCCGTGAAATAGAACGTGCTGCCCTTGCCGACTTCGCTTTCGACCCACACCCGCCCGTCCATCAAGCGCACCAGGCGCTCGACGATCGCCAGCCCCAAGCCGCTGCCGCCGTACTTGCGGGTGGTCGAGGAGTCGGCCTGCGCAAAAGGCGAGAAGATGCTTTCGAGCTTGTCGGCCGGGATGCCGATGCCGGTGTCGCGCACCGCAAAGCGCAGCGCGCCCCCCGCCTCGCTGTCGCGGTCGCGCTCGACCGTGACCACGATCTCGCCGCGCTCGGTGAACTTGAGCGCATTGCCCACCAGGTTGGTGAGCACCTGGTTGAGGCGCAGCGAATCGCCCAGCACCGTGGCCGGAACGTCAGGCGCCACCCGCACCACCAGGTCGACCTTGCCTTCATTGGCGCGGATCGCGAGCGTGTCGGCGACGCGTTCGGCCACCTCGGCCGGATCGAAGGGGGTTTCTTCGAGGCTGAGCTGGCCGCTTTCGACGCGGGTGAGGTCGAGGATGCTGTTGAGGAGCTCGAGCAGGGTGGCGCCGTTCTTGACGACGCGCTCGACGAAATGGCGCTGCTCGGGGACCAGCGGCGTTTCGGCGAGGAGATCGGCCGAGCCGAGGATAACGTTGAGCGGGGTGCGGATCTCATGCGACATGCAGGAGAGAAACTGGGTCTTGGCCTCGGAAGCAGCCAGCGCGGCCTCGCGCGCGGCGACGAGTTCCTCGTGCGCCTTGTGCAGCTGGGTCACATCGCGCAGCGCGCTGATCACGCAATCCTGGCCGTTGATCCGCGCCTGCACCGAGGAGATCAGGGCGTTGACCGGCTCCCCGTCGCGCATCCGGAAATTGCCCTCGACGTTGCGCACGAAACCGGCCGCCCTGATTGCGGCCGAGAGCATCTTGACCTGTTCTGGGTCAACCCAGAGGTCGAGCTCCGAGGGCTTGCGGCCGATGACTTCCTCGCGGCTGTAACCAGTGCGGTCAACGAACTCCTGATTGACGTCGAGGATCCTGCCATCGGCCACCGCAGTGATCACGATCACGTCGGAGCTGGTTTCGAAGACGCGGCGGAACTTTTCCTCGCTCTCGCTCAGCTGCGCCTCGCGCTCGCGCAACGACTGGTACTGCTGGGTGCGTTCGCGGTAGCGCACACCGAACGCCGTCGCGCATTGCGCAAGGCACGCCGCGGTTACCAGGCCGAGCCAATGATAGAGCGCGTTTGGGTCGGGATTGTGCGCCAACACCGTATTGGCACCCAGTGCAAGTACGCTCACGCAGCCCATCGCGAACTGCCAGCGCGCTTCCCACGGCACCAGCAGCGCGGTGCCCAGCATGATGAGCAGGAGCGAAACGAACAGCGCCTCGTGGCGACCGCCGGGGGTTGCGATGCTGAGCACGGTGGAGCTCAGGATGATCATCGAGCACAGGCTGAACAGCGCCGCCCGCCAATGATCGTGAAAGCGCCGCGTCCAGCTCAGGCTCAGGCCGATCAGGGCGGCGGTGAAATTGAACAGATGGAACCCGGTCAGCAGCAACGGGTCGACGCCGCCCGCGCCCTCCAGCCGTAACTCGGAGATAATGAAGAGTGGCTGCGAGACGAGAATGATCGCGATCCCGACCCGCGCCAGCAACACGGCCCAGGCGTTGTCCGCCAGTGTGTGTTTCAGGTTAGAGTCCACCCCAGCGTCGTGGCCGTCCATGGTGTTGGCGTGAAAGGGCAGAGAAATCCGGCGCATGGCGGGCTCCTGGTCCGTCAATCGAGGCTTTGAGCAACGGGCGTGCCCGGAAAAAGATCCGCGAAAATAGTGGGGAAATAGGTCTCTAGGCGACCAAAAGGTTGCTAAGTCGCATCAAAAGCCTTTGCAAACACGCAACATTAGGCTAAAAAGAATTCTGCATAGATAACGTTTCAGGCCAAGGAAACCTGAAAGCACGCCGTGCAACTACGTCTTCAAACCACGCCCACCGAGCGACGCGAATTCGCCGAGTGCCTGGCGCGCGCGCGCGCCTCCAAGGGCCTCGGCTTCAGCGAAACTCCGCTGTCGGTGCTCGGTGAAATTCACCTGACTTACGGCCAGGTTTGGGCGCTGTTTGACGAAGAAGGCATGGAGCCGGACCAGATGCTCGGCGGCTTCATCATTCATAACCTGGCGATGTTTCCACAAAGTTATCCGCGCCCCGACCTCAGCTACTTGGCGCCCGAAAGCGTGGTCGAGTGCGGCGAGCTGTGGGCGCTGGCGCCGGGCGCGGCGCGAATCGCGCGCCACGCGGGCTTTATCCTTGGGGGTTTGATCAATGCTCGCGCGATCCTCGCCTATGTAATGATCAAGCCGCGTGACACTTCTTTCCTGTACAAGAACTTCTCCCGCGTCGGCGACCCGATCAATTCGCAATATACCCGGGCGCTGGACGGCAGCGAGGTGTGGGCCCAGCCGATGGTGCTCGAAGGCCTGGCGCTCGAGATGACGGTGCAGGTCGCAACCGCCGTAAGCTACGAGTCCTTCGACGGCCGCTGCCTGCAATTCCGCAACCCGTTCCCGATCGTGCCAAGAATCAACCGTCGCATTCCGCGCCAAATTCCCGGCTTGGAAGGCCTGCGCGCGAGCGGCCGCGTCCTCCAAGTCCGCCGCTAACCCCGCACGCCGCGTTCGCTCGGTCCGCTGCCGCGAGCCCTGTGCGCAGCCGACGAGCATGCGTCGCACTGCGCTAGAACGGCTTGAGCACCGCGAGCGCTAGAATCGCCAGCAGGAGCAGGCTGACGATCCCGTGCGCGATCTTGAATTCCCGCGCCGAGGCGGCAGCCGGATCGTTTTCGAGTTTCATGATGCGGCGGTAGAGCCGGTAGTGAAGGTAGAGCAACACGGCGACCAGCAGCAGCTTGACGTGCAGCCAGCCCATCATCAGGGCGTCCGGTTCGAGCAGCATCAGCAGAATCCCGAAGAAGACCGTCGCCGCCGCGCCGATATTGCACGCCACCTGGAATAGCCGGCGCGAGATGAGGATGATTCGCTCGCGTGCCGCGCCGACCTCCTCGCTCACCAGCGAGAGCATCGACTCGATCAGCAGCAGACTGCCCACCCAGATGATGACGCCGAAGAGGTGGAACACGATCACCCATCCGATGAGCCCTTTGACGACCATCGCGCCGCTCCTCTCTCAAACCGCTCGACTATGGCCCATCCCAAGCGCAAGCGCCATCGCCACGGCCGCCACCACGGCGGCGCCCCGATAAGGCGCCGCCGGCCCCATCGCCTGGTACAGGACTCCCCCCGCCAGCGGCCCCACGATGCGCGCGAGCGACAGCACCGACTGGTTCAGCCCCAACGCTTCGCCCTGAAGCTCGCGGCCGGTGCGGCGCGAGATAAGCGCGGCGGCCGCGGTGCTGCCGAATCCGTAGCCGAACGCGATCAGCACCAGCATCGCATAGAGCGCCGTGTGCGAAGGCCAGCTTCCGAACGGGGCGAGCCCCGCGGCAAGCAACGCTGCGCCTGCAGCCAGGAGAATCGATTCGCCGGTGCGCGGTGCCAGTTTGCCGATCAGGTAGCCCTGCGCAAACGCCTGCGTCAGGCCCGCGAAGGCCAACAACCCGCCGACGCCCGCCGCCGCATAGCCGTAAACGGCCGGCACCGTCAGCGCGAACGTCGCCTCCAGCGCGGCAATCGCGAATGTCAGCAGAAAGGCGACCGCCAGCAAGGGCGCGATGGCGCGATGGCGTTGGAGACTGCGCAAAAGCGGCGGCCGCCATCCTGCCACAGCTCGGTGCGGCTGCGGGTGTCTGTCCTGCCAATGCGATTCAGGCAGGCGCACCGCCGCAAAGATCAAGTTGGCAAACGTCAACGCAGCGGCGAACAGCACGGGGCGGCGCAGACTGCTTGCGCCAAGCAGACCGCCCAGCGCGGGCCCGAGCACGAAGCCCAACCCGAACGCCGCGCCGATCATTCCCATCGCATGCGCACGCTTCGCCTCCTCGGTAGTGTCGGCGACGTAGGCCTGCGCGGTCGAAATCG encodes:
- a CDS encoding FAD-binding oxidoreductase, with amino-acid sequence MRSLLGAERVRAPRGGEALAAALIVEPRDADEVAEVVRVCEAERIALAPLGAARTLAEIRRAPVALGVSLARMNRIVTYEPEDMTVTVEAGIALGALNARLAAHGQRLPLDPPDPQAAAVGALLGAAHSGPLRLSEGTPRDLLIGVRFVGHSGRLVHGGGRVVKNVAGYDLMKVMTGSFGTLGIIHEATFKVRPLPEDYTTGLTAFKSTAAAFAAAAALNDALPLVHLEVLSPAPAARFGYAGAFLTLTGFAGNPSEIAYQRGRIAELASGAEFIEGARANENYELLRDLELAPTPGGAAAMVARLATPPAELARCVEACAAEFRAHAGSGVAEIFVGGDLSPAEARKALARWRAAAHAVRGNLRLLAAAPALRAHLDFFDEPPAGALGLMRRMKTVFDPAGIFNPGCFAGGI
- a CDS encoding alanine--glyoxylate aminotransferase family protein, which produces MANQSFPELQPAARVLLGPGPSNVHPRVMKAMLSPVVGHLDPDFVKVMEELKRMLRIVFRTCNEITFPVSGTGSAGMEAVLANLVEEGDEVIVGVAGAFGTRLADLAARLGARLHRVDAEWGRIVEPAKIEQALAAAKTPKLVAIVHAETSTGVHQPIEEISKMAHARGALMAVDAVTSLGCVPLEIDGWQIDACYSCTQKGIGAPPGLAPVTFSERAMQAVRARKTPCRSWYFDLALIEKYWGAERLYHHTAPITMNYALYEALRIVIEEGLDARFARHRANAAALQAGLAAMGLKFAAQEGYRLPQLTAVSVPAGIDDAKVRAQLLELFNVEIGAGLGPFRGKVWRIGLMGESSRRENVMLILNALETILESMGYEIARGKSLEAADRAFDGSAGR
- a CDS encoding FAD-linked oxidase C-terminal domain-containing protein; protein product: MLKWLAVEDAAIQAAQSAASLADELTAIVGADGVVSRASELSVYECDGWTIAKNAPDLLVLPRTTAQVSRVLAALDRRGLAFVPRGAGTGLSGGCLPLGAPVMVCTSRMNRIVAIDLANRRAEVESGVVNLNVTNAVAAAGYFYAPDPSSQAACTIGGNIAENSGGPHTLKYGVTTNHVLGVELVLAGGQVVELGGPTEERCGYDLVGAVVGAEGTAGIVTRATLRLLREPQAHRTLLAVFADVDGATRAVSAIIAAGIIPGAIEMMDQLIIQAVEAAFKVGFPPDAGAVLIVELDGLEAGLGRRADQVAHLLTESGASEVKLARDAAERALLWKARKRAFGAVGRLAPNYATQDGVVPRTRLPDILRVISILSRHFKLPIGNVFHAGDGNIHPIVLYDERDPDQVRRAIEAGREILKACVEMGGSLSGEHGIGVEKQQEMPLLFTPDDLLVMSELRRVFDPAGRANPHKVIPQPGACVEVAAPRRQVAL
- a CDS encoding heterodisulfide reductase-related iron-sulfur binding cluster; protein product: MADASSSAAARALADEQPVKPGAPAVRAAPARDVVDYDLLFDCVHCGLCLESCPTYLVTRAEMDSPRGRVYLMKALAEGRIALDRDVVRHFDACLGCRGCETACPSGVHYGRLLERARDYVGRNYQRALGDGFRRAAMRAIFPFPARLRALLWPLRVAERMGLRDVVRRLAPRGLREWIDLVPPRQFGAPLYPQAPAAAKPDAPSAVVHQGCVAQVLTPSENLNSERALAAAGYRVVRLGHTVCCGALDLHDGNLRRGLEFARRNVRALRASGAEAIVCAASGCAAAIASYGELLKDDPELAADARAVSARTSDLGTLLLARGGAVGKLECVVTYHDSCHLVHGMGVREAPRKLLRSVPGVRVVEMAESDLCCGSAGSYNLLEPAMAHELARRKADNIEATGADFVVLGNPGCEFQIAAELRRRGSRVRVIHLADFLALAAAGP
- a CDS encoding FAD-dependent monooxygenase, producing the protein MAKRKLEVAIVGAGIGGLAAAGALRRVGIEVRIYEQAGRFARVGAGIQQSPNAVKVLRGLGLEDRLRRAAFYPHTSLNREWDTGAITNAYPLGGEIEERFGAPHLLLHRGDLRDVLASIVPAEIIQLGKRLVGLDQRGDRVTLTFADGGRAQADAVIGADGVHSLVREILLGPEKPRFTGRVAYRTTYPAARLGELEVDDSTKWWGPDRHIVIYYVRPRREEIYFVTSTPEPDFEVESWSMKGDLGMLREAYAGFHPQVQAVLAACPEVHKWALVERDPLPRWGEGRVVLLGDACHPMTPYMAQGAAMAVEDAAVLSRCLDGVDADGVAPALRRYERSRSERTSKIQLTSRLNTWMRHHTDPSWVYGYDAWTAPLAEA